TGGTCGTCGAACGTCCCGCCGGGCTGCAGCACGCGGGGCAGGGTGGCGGCCGGCTCGGCGCCGGTGGTCGCGGCGAGCACCGCTGTCGCCACCGCCTCCACGCCGACCCCGATCCCGGCGAGCAGCAGCGCGTCCCGGCCGGCGTCGGCCGCCTCGTCGGCCAGCTGCCAGCCCTGCCGCAGCGCGGCGTCGACAGCGTGGTCGGCGGCGACCGGACCCTCCTCCATCGCGCCGGAGGCCTGCACCCGCAGCACCGCGACGTCCGCGCCGGCCTGGCCGGCCAGCCGGCCGAGCAGTCCGGCGCCGCGCTCGGTCTCGGCGACCCGGCGCTCGACGTCGAGCGGGTCGGCGCCGGCCGCGGCCCCGCCGCCGTGCCGGCCGGAGATCACCACGACCCGGACCGAGGACCACGGCTGCGGGCTGGTGGTGTCCTGGGTGGCGGCGGCGAACTCGACCGCCTCGCCGACCCGGCCCAGACCGGCGCCGGGCAGGTCGATCAGGCCGAGGCGCTCCCGGGCGTCCGGGCCGGCGTCGCTGCTGGGCAGCGGCAGGTCCATGCCCGGTTCGATCTTGGTGAGGCCGGAGGCGACCAGCGGCAGGCTCATGGTGGCGCCGCTGAAGGCGTCGGCGGTGGTCGGCGTCCCGACGAAGCCGGGGTCCGCGACCGGCGTCACGAAGACCGGCGGCGGGGGCGGTGCCGGCGTGGCCGCCGCCGGCGGCTTGGGTTTCGGCGCGGCCGGAGCGGTGGCGGTGACGGCCCGTTTCAACCAGGTCGGCTGCCCGGCCACCACCAGCACCACGCCGTCGCACGCGTCCGCGAGCGCCTGGTTGGTGGTGCCCAGCGCGTCGGCGAACGCCCGCCCGACCGGCGTCACCGGCACCAGCGAGAGACCGACCTCCGGACTGACCAGCACCACCCGCGCCGTGCAGCCGCGCACCGCGGCGGCCAGCGCCGCGACGTCGGCCTCGTCGTCGTTGGGCTGCCGGGCCGGGTCGAGCACCGC
This window of the Actinoplanes oblitus genome carries:
- a CDS encoding bifunctional adenosylcobinamide kinase/adenosylcobinamide-phosphate guanylyltransferase, with amino-acid sequence MSEDRWNTVLVLGGIRSGKSAFAESLVADAPAVRYVATAVGGEDDPEWLDRIEEHQRRRPQSWSTEETGADPARLTELLSEAKPGDTLLVDDLGGWVAAVLDPARQPNDDEADVAALAAAVRGCTARVVLVSPEVGLSLVPVTPVGRAFADALGTTNQALADACDGVVLVVAGQPTWLKRAVTATAPAAPKPKPPAAATPAPPPPPVFVTPVADPGFVGTPTTADAFSGATMSLPLVASGLTKIEPGMDLPLPSSDAGPDARERLGLIDLPGAGLGRVGEAVEFAAATQDTTSPQPWSSVRVVVISGRHGGGAAAGADPLDVERRVAETERGAGLLGRLAGQAGADVAVLRVQASGAMEEGPVAADHAVDAALRQGWQLADEAADAGRDALLLAGIGVGVEAVATAVLAATTGAEPAATLPRVLQPGGTFDDHAWMVRCAAIRDALHRIRQEARGATDILRELGGLDLAVATGLLLGAAARRLPVLVDGPLGIAAGLIARDVAGQTRHWCLLPEAGTLALVRQGADVLGLTPVLELGLDLGEGANALAVLPLLRTAIGLAAALPVHPAMLADHGDAGLDDPDANLTEADQAGDEATVAAGPEGTADGFGNPVDGVEDGAAGRS